One genomic region from Selenomonadales bacterium encodes:
- a CDS encoding ferritin, with protein MDKKVADLINQQVNKEFYSAYLYLDFANYFASKGLDGFANWYRIQAQEERDHAMLFFDYLHHNSVDVTLDTIDKPEWNRGEIMDVLKAGLAHEQYVTSLINDIYDAAQQVKDFRTVQFLDWFVKEQGEEEANANDLITKMEMFGTDARGLYLLNSELKARVYVAPSLTI; from the coding sequence ATGGATAAAAAAGTTGCAGACCTTATCAACCAGCAAGTAAACAAAGAATTCTATTCTGCGTACCTGTATCTCGATTTTGCGAACTACTTCGCATCGAAAGGCCTTGACGGATTCGCTAACTGGTACCGTATCCAGGCACAGGAAGAACGCGACCATGCGATGCTCTTCTTTGATTATCTGCATCACAACAGCGTAGACGTTACGCTTGATACGATCGACAAGCCCGAATGGAATCGCGGTGAGATCATGGACGTGCTGAAGGCAGGCCTTGCGCACGAACAGTACGTGACGAGCCTCATCAACGACATCTATGATGCCGCACAGCAGGTCAAAGACTTCCGTACCGTGCAGTTCCTTGACTGGTTCGTCAAAGAACAGGGCGAAGAAGAAGCCAACGCAAACGACCTTATCACCAAAATGGAAATGTTCGGCACGGACGCAAGAGGACTTTATCTCCTCAACAGCGAGCTGAAAGCGCGCGTATACGTTGCTCCGTCGCTGACGATCTGA